ggaTAGCTACATTTCCCCCCTGTATTTATATGGAGAAATCAACTAGCTTATAGTAATGTCATCAGTAATGTCATCAGCAAATGAAAATCTCTCAGTTACAGATATCATCAATATATAGAGTGAACAATATTAGACCCACAGTCGACCTCTGTGTGACTCTTTTGTGAACTACAAGAAATTCAGATTCTATCTCATCAGTTACAATAACATGGGTTCTATAGCTGAGGTAATTTCGAAACCAGAGGCAAGTATTGTCCAGGCCCAATTAAAACAGCTTTTTCAGTAACATTCATTGATCAACGTTATCAAACGCCTTCCGCAGGTCAAAAGACAAACAATGGTGAAACCGTTAATGTAACCCATTTCTAATATTAGATCATTTAGCAATTATATCAGCATCCATACCGTAATTGGGACTTTTACTTTTCTTGTTTACTGTAGCGGGATAAAACAATGCTGACAtgacaatattgtttttttttttttacaaacaattaTGTTTTATGATTAACCTGCagctttaaatgtaattttttatgtCTTAGAAATAAAGGCACCCAGCTATAATTATTCTTTATTTCCCCCATTGATTTAAATTCTCTTTTACTTAATGTCTTCCCAAGGGTTAACATTGACCACACGGGGCGGTATAACGGCAATGAATGTGGTGGATGTTGCTAGATAagacattttggagggatggtTGAAAAATGGCTGCAGTAGCTACAGTACTTGCTACCGAAGTTAAGAGCTAGCAGCTAGTTAGTTCCAATTTCTGTAGGAGTAAAACGTGGTTTTCCTAGGAGGAAAGGAAAAGTTATATGAGGAACTGATTTATAATCGGGTAATGTAGCTACCAAATGAAATGGGTAGTTAGCTGTATGCAACGTGGCTTCATACCTCTTGAAATCTGCCTGTGTCAAAATCTCATACAGGTCACAGAAACGATAAATGGAAAATGCAGAGGGCTGTGTCGAGTTACCCCTTTGCGCCGTCTGTTAAAGTGAAACTGCTAAATGCTGGGTTTCATTCTGCTGCAGACCTGTGTGATTTGCGACCTCTTCAACTCAGTAAAGGTAGCCAACCAGTCACttattgttgatgttttttggtTTGTTCGATTACAGTACGTTATAATTCACGACATTAAGGGGGTGACATTTCTGCATTACCCACAGCTTAACTCCGCTCACTTTATTTCCCAATGTCTCAATGTTTGTTATCTCTTTCCTTTAagcttgtgtttcttggcccaatcAAAAATCAGCACCTAAGCCCTACATCCTATGTACTTGTAGAGATTTGAGATGGTTTGTCAAGTGTAAGTAATCTGGGAATATCTCCAATTTGCGCTCAGATAGGCTAGATGTAAGATCAGTATATTACTCATACCGACCAAATAATCTCATATCTCCACAAGTGCTTAGTGTATTGGGCTTTGAGGTCGATTTGGAATATGGCCATTGTCCTGTTCAGCCATCTGTTTGTTGTTGTAGAGGCTGGCATCTCCCAGGAGGAGGCAGTAGAGGTGCTACAGGCTGTGAGGTGTGAGCCTGGCCAGGAGAGGGCAGCAGCAAGCCAGCTGACAGCTCTGGAGCTTCTGGAAAGAGAGCAGGAGCTGGGCTCCATTGTCACTTTCTGCTCAGCACTAGACACTGCCCTGGGAGGGGGTTTGCCCGTGGGAAAAACCACTGAAGTCTGTGGGGCACCGGGTGTGGGGAAGACACAGCTGTGGTAAGCACAGGTGACTCTACTGTGGAAGAGTCAGTCAAATGAATCtcatgtttaataaaataccatcatgacaacaacaaaaaactctGTTCCTCAGTATCCAGTTGGCAGTAGATGCACAGATCccagtgtgttttggggggCTGGGAGGCAAGTCTCTATACATAGACACGGAGGGCAGCTTCCTAGTCCAGAGGGCCGTGGACATAGCCCAGGCAGCCGTGGAGCACTGTGGGCTTCTAGCAGAGGATGCAGGTGAATAATTAGAGCAGGACAGTGAAACTAAAACAAGGGAAACTAAACTTTTATATCTCACTTGTGGGATTATTTAGAACTGATTTGtgaaacaattttaaaatggAATGAATTTCTTCCACTGCACATCACTTCATTGGTATACACATGTAATACCTGCATGCTAGCCTAAAACTGATGAGATAGTATTGTTCAGTAATACTGGTCCGAGCATCCAACCACTGGTTGGTTGTTTCTTCATGTTTTAATCACTATGCTATGTGTGGACCACAAAATACACAGTATTGAAGGTTTGATTGTAATATTCAAGCCTTTTtgagacattttgtatttaactGTCTGatgtattatttcatatttcttctCTAGAGCAGCAGGAGTCCTTGAAGGAGTTCACTGTAGAAACAGTCCTCTCTAACCTCTTCCTTGTCCGTTGTCATGACTACGTGGAGCTGTTGGCGGAGACTTATCTCCTGGCTGACTTCCTTGCTCATCACCCTGAGGTACCAGTCCCACCCAGTACTGTTACTGATCATCCCAAATCACCCAACCTATTAAATCCAGAGGGGTGGTTTCTAACTTCTACTTCCATTCTGGGTTGCTCTCACTTCCATTTAAACTGCagttcatttgaaaaaaataatcttaaagGAATTTCTTAAATGAACTGCTTGTAGAAAGTGATGCCACTATTTCTGTTTAAGCTAAAGTAAAATAGAATAGCTTGTCTAAAATAGTTTAAAGCCTTTTATCTGAGTGTTTATTGTTTAATGCCCTTTATTTGAGTGTTTTATTTGTTCTGAAAAACAATATGTAACATTTCAGtagacagaaagaaacaaaaattaaaattgaccaaatattctgtttttaaaacaattcagtATTTAGTGTTGCTTTAAAATCCCAAACTGAAATAATTAGCTTTGGTAGACTTTCTTTGAGGTTGAGGCACTGAGGTGGGCAGTCAAATCCTATGATTGCTTCATCTCCAGACTTCCACACTGTTAGGTCTAAGATGTCTTTCTAGAGTGTTTGGGCTCATTATTGTGCGGAAAGGAGTTTTTGTCAATCGTTCAAAGATGGCTTCTTGTAAGATTACTCTTATGGTAAAAATGTGAATTTGGTGCCAGGTGACTGGATATCTCACAAGATAACAATTACCTTTTAGATAACACAGTCATTTCTTGTTAccttttattaatgtttatttatatacattcaaatatatacagtttttCTAGTAAATATACTCTTGCTGCCctgatacagttgtgctcataagtttgcataccctggcagaaatgttggcattgattttgaaaatgtgactgatcatgcataaaaacaatttattatcacatagttgactggctcctttttaaatcataatgataacagaaatgacCCAAATGGGCctaatcaaatgtttacatagcCTTGAAAGTTTGCCCTTGTTACAGGccttaaaatggcaattaaaggtgaatttcccacacctgtggctttttgaaTTGCTATTAGGGTCTGtgaataaatagtcaatgagtttgttagctctcacgtggatgcactgagtagGCTAGagactgagccatggggagcagaaaataactgtcaaaagacctgcgtaacaaggtaatggaactttgtaaagatggaaaaggatataaaaagctATCCAAAGCctagcaaatgccagtcagtactgttcaatcacttattaatttGCTTCTGACTTTACTTTGGCCTTTGTGTTGATCCCATCCAGATCCGCTTGGTGGTGATTGACAGCATAGCCTTCCCGTTTCGCCATGACTTTGATGACCTTTCCCAGAGAACCCGCCTCCTAAACGGCCTGGCCCAGCAGCTTATTCAGATGGCCACCAATCACAATGTTGCGGTATGACCTGTGACTGTAGTCCACCTATGTCTGGTGTCGGAGGGCTGAGGCACTACACGTTTTGCACATTTCTAATTAATCCGTCCTGTCTTCTTAAGCCTTCTTCTAATGATAACCCAGTTTTCGTGGCCTAGTAAAAACACACTTAATCGGGAACAACAACCAAAAATATTCCAGTGATAACCGCATTCCACCATCCTCTTCGGTTGACCTGTTCGCTCTTGCTCATGATGATACTGTACTGGAAGTAAGCCCTCCTTCCAAAGCCAACAGAAGCCAGGCATGCTTTATACCTCTCTGTCCTAAAGATTAATGACCTCCAATGTCCGATCCCCATTTGGATCTCCATCCAGACTGAGTCGTCTCATTCCAGCAGATAAAATGGCTCATATTAGTTTAATGCTGATTAAAGCGGTCAGGTAGATGTTGGGTTCTAAATGGGAGGGCCACTCTGCTGGGATGGTCCTGCATAGTATTTAATCAGCAAAAGAGTTATCTTAAGAGCCATGGAGCAAATTCACTTTGTTCTTGTAATTTGTTGGGTGGCGGCACTCAGGCAACCCTTGGaggacacaaaaacaacatagcCAGTGGACAGGGCAACCTGTTCCAGTATTAGCCCCAGAAGGGCTCATGTAATGTTCCTTGTCATAAATTAGTAACTGGTTATTAGTGAAGTTAGCCACTTGTTATCATTGACTTTTTGAATTcatcataatattaataatatattcatTTGTAGAGTGCATTTTCCACGCTCAATGAAcatgtaaaacaacaaaatcacCTATGAGAAGGCTGGTGTGACCAGATTACAATGTGCTCGCCAGGGACTAGTTTCCTGGaggtttgcgtgtgtgtttgtgtgttacccTGGTGAGGCTTAAAGGTGGAATGGAAGATTTGTACATTTGGTCCTGTACTAAGGTTTAATGAAAATgtcgtttaaaaaaaaaaaaaaaaagttttaatttcataattattttaccAGGCGAGccaattgagaaccaattctaaATTGCATCAACAACTTGGCCAAAGGCATGACAGTCTACACAACACACTGAGTATTGAAAATGAATTATATTCACTGAAAATGAATTATATTCAATGTCTGAATACACTGTATTCACATACATTAATAGGCTTGTCATACATTATACAGTACCTccgaccccttcactttctccacatattGTGTTAtagacaataccccataatgacacgGTGAAAACATGTCTCTAGAAATATGTgccaatatttaaaataaaagaatgGGAATAGCTTATGCACCttttttcagtactttgtagaagcgaTCTGACCTTAGGTATGCATCATCATATAGGTATGTACCATCtatgcacacctggatttgggatgtttcttccattcttcctAGTGGATTCCTTGGATTTCAGAAGGATGTCTGTCTTCTTTTACACAGTGCTGAGGTGACAAGTGCCATGTGGTCACATTAGTTCAGGTCAACCAAGGTCAGCTCactgatggccactctagaGGAACCGACAAGTTTTATATATGGCAGTTCCAATACCTTTTACAGAATTCTTGTACGTCTGTACAGGTCAACCAGTAATGATCCTCTGATTATGGGGAGTTGTTGTTCTTCTCTGCTGTAGAGAGGAAGTATGAATCTGATGTAGGCCCACAAGCAGTTCTTTTTCTCTATGTCTACCAGTACTTAAGTCCACAAAACATATTGCATTAGTGTACATAAAGTCCACATAATCACCTAGTCTAAATGCCATTCTGTTTTCATCTCTGTGTGATAAACACCTTACTGTTTTCGCCTCCTGCGAAACAAAGTAGGTGCTGTTCTCCAACTCATTTTTGCTCAGAACACCCACTGCATCACTTTTACTGAACAACActtttaaacatttcttttttcttagAGGGAAATTATTGACAAAAGATACTGTTTATTGCCTTTTGTCTTATTTTTGCCTCTGTCATGTTTCTGACGAACCGTGTTTCCTTTGGATAAACAAGTTTTCTTCTTGTTTAGGTAATTCTTACCAATCAGATGACTACAAAAGTTTGGAATGGCCACTCAAAGCTTGTTCCTGCCTTAGGTGAGGACAGCAGTCTCTGCAGAGCTACAGAAATCCGACCTACCATTACATTAACCATAAAATCATTTAACCTAATCATTAGGGCCAACTTTTGCAATTCAGCCAGTAATAAACTCATCCCAAATTCAAACCCAACTAATTTACCAGACCACCATTTGCTTTAGCCTGTCTGTGAATTTCTTatgaatatgtttgtgtgtgtctgtgcaaaGTAAATGATATTTAAGTGTAAGTGCATTGATGATGCCTGGGGTTAGGCCATTGTAGACCTGGTTGacactttgtgtgtgtctttgctcTTGTCACTGTGCAGGTGAGAGCTGGGGTCATGCTGCTACTCAGAGACTCATCCTGCACTGGGAGGGCACAAACAGGTACCCCATATTGTCCTAACACTCCTATACATGAATGGTCTCTGGAAGAAAGCCCACATGCTATCACAAAGGGAAATGATCCAGTCTTGGAACATGGAGACGGTAGCACAATGGGCACTTACTTTCCAGGCTTGCCTGGCTGGCGTAAGCCTGCGTTTGAGTGAGCGTCACTTTACAAATGGAGCCTGTCTGCCTTTTGTTGCCTGTCCTTTCTCACTACAATGGCTTCTGCATGCCCATCAATCACTGGAGAAAACCTTAATTGGATACACTACACGTCTCTATAAAACACAAGGTCTCTTGTTTGCCCCGCAGcttgtaatttattttcactCGCGTAAGTGGCAGCACTCATTTGCTAACCTGTTTAGCCAATAAATGATAAACAAGATGAGGCCCGAGAGATAGAAAGACGGAAAGGAATAGTAGCAGTTGAAAATCTGAATGGATGTTCTAGAGGAATGGCTGTCATTACGAGGTGTTGACATATGTCTTGCCCTTGTGAAAGACTGCAGCTCCCCATATGTTTTTCCTCCTAGACTGGCATCCCTATACAAGTCACCCAGCCAAACGGAGGCCACAGTACGCTACCAGATCACCGTAAGTACACAACATCCTCAACCAGCATCCCTGTCTCCTTGTCCTTCAGGATCAGTGTGAGTAGAAAATATTGGATAGTCTACTTTCACTATATTGGTCTTAACATATCATGTTCTTTTCAAAACGTTGAAGTTGAGACACATGGTAGTTCTGGGTTTTCTGGGATTGTCCGGTGGTCTGGGCCTCTGCGGCTTTACTGCTGTATTGAGGTTTGGAATCTGACCTACTGCTTTTTCATGAGTTTTTTATACGATGGAGAAATGATAAATCCGTTTTATTTCTAAAGCGGTGCCATCGTTGTTGACCAATCacagttttaaaacaattttaatgTACAGTGCCAAATGTGTGACATTTGGTAATTTTCCATTGGCTGTCTGAATGTTCTATTCTGTGTAAAAGCATAGACAAAGGGCTCTATGCAAATGTTTCCAGTTGATGGCACTAGAACAGCCAATGATGTGGTCAAACCAATTTCTCTGGGTTCAAGCAATAGCTTGAGATTGAGTAGCCTTGTCATCCTATAAAGTAATTAAGTGTTTCAAGGGTAACACCGAAAAGTTATGACTCAAGAAATGAatagtgtatatacacagttaggtccggaaatatttggacgctgacacaagttttattttgtctgtttaccaaaatatattcaagttacagttaaataatgaaaatggacTTAATGCAGTCTCTCCGCTTTCATTTGAGTGTatttacatccaaattggagtaagggtttaggaattacagctctttaatatgcagCCCCGTCTTTTTCAAGGAACCAAAAGTAATTGACTCaaacaattgactcaaaagctgtttcatggacaagtgtgggctattccttcgttgtTTATgaatcaattaagcaggtaaaaggtctgggcAGGTATGGCATCATTTGAAAGCTGTTGcagtgaacccacaacatgcggtcaaaggagctctcaatgctagtgaaacaggccatccttaagctgtaaaaaaaaaaaaaggagtggccaaatcaacagtctggtacattctgagaaaaaacaatgcactggtgagctctgatacacaaaaaggcctggacgtccacagaagacaacagtggtagaTGATCGTTGGAtcttttccatggtaaagaaaaaccacttcacaacatccagccaagtgaataacactctccaggaggtaggcatatcattatccaagtctaccataaagagagaacttcacaagaacaaatacagagggttcaccacaaggtgcaaaccattcataagcctcaaaaatagaaaggccagaatcagattcagccaaattcagtgaagttgattggacggtgcttcactttacagatggacaatcaCCCAAAACATACTGGGAAAGCAACCCAGAAGtttaaggcaaataagtggaTATTCTGCAATGACCGAGTCAATCGCATGATCTCagcccgatcaagcatgcatttcacttgctgaagacaagactcacaaacaaacaacaaatgaagACAGTTGCCgtagcatcacaaaggaggaaacctagTGTTTGGttatgtccatgcattccagacttcaagcagtcattgcatgccaaggattctcgacaaagtattaaaaatgaacattttatttatgattgtgttcatttgcccAATTACTTTTAaggccctgaaataagggggactgtgtatgaaagtgattgcaattcctaaatgttttatgtgatcattttgaattaaatctccaagtctgcacttcagttgcatcttggttgtttcatttcaaatcctttgcggtggcgtacagagccaaaatgatgaaaattgtgtcattgtccaaatatttccagacctaactgtattttattaaaactTTTGAAATGGGTTTCCAGTACGTCTGGTGTAGCTTTCTAAGTTTGGACCACACATTCCCCTGGCAATAAGGGTGCCCTGGTTTGGCCGTCTGTCACACATACCTGTCTCCTAGATTCTGCTTCAGACGGTCCCTgtataaaacctttttttttttgtgttgagtATAATTTGTCTACATTTTCTTTGGCTATATCACATTTGGGTTATTTACTGTATTTGGGACTAATTCACCACCTCAAGAAGCCTGCTAGTTTGTTAGTTAGCCCTGTAATTTGTATCTAACATTAAATGTGATGGACAGGCCTATGTCTCACTTACATGAATggccttatttatttttatgtaaggTTTAAGGCCTTAATTTCTGACCGGagttgttttatgttgttcAAGCCATGGATCATTTTGCAATTCGATTTGGAATTTTACGATGTATGTAGATATGCCTTTagtaaaatagaaaatgtcacTATGATAGGGCAATCTGAAAAAGACTGGAATTGTGAACCATGTTTTATAGATTGGGATGTCACTCACATCCTGTCTCAGGAAATAGACGCATGATTCAATTCCAACCCGAAAGCTGTAAACTTTCTCTTCTACAGTAACAGTGATGGCTTTCAACTGTTCCTTTATCCTtgcaattatattttaaaatagtgAGAGAAACTGCTCTGCTTCTAAGAAGAAAGCAGGAACTCCGTATTCATACAGCCATCTTGAGACATCCACCCTTGATCGGTGATCAGCAAAACCATAACGCCTATAAGAAAATGATTGTTGATGCAGTGATAAAGCAATCCCAAATGTAATCATCTGCTGTTTTTTAAGAATGTCATTTTAGTCTGATTTTACAAgatgttttaatgttatttgtatttagacTACAAGGGCTTTTAAGTTCAAATAATTTAACTTTTTCAAACTTTCAAATGACCTGTTTGTAATAAATGCCTATTTCCAGTATATCAGTTTACATGTCATATCAGAGCATAAAAAAAGTACCTACTTTGGAATCTGTCCAGTCAGCTGTGTCATGTTTCATGAAAGCAGCCATTTATCAGGCCCTGTGTGGAAGTAATCATGGTCAAGCTCTGCCCAATGGGTGTTGATCTTTCATGTAATGCCAAATAAAGCCACTATGGTGAAGgttttggctccttttagccTCCGTTGGCTTTGTGCCAGAGTATCCTACATTATCTTATATTGCAATCATGTGGAAAGAAAGTCAGGTCCACTTGGAGTCAATTATAACACTATTCACATGCTGTATTGACAAGACCGTTGCAAAACTGCACATTCATAATCTGCCTAGTTGGTGGCTTGCTCTAAAAATGGCAATATTGTCCTGCCAACTTTGAGCTGAGTGGAGGAATACGTTCAGACTTGTAGAGCGATCCAAGGTATTGCACCCCATAATGGAATGTAACAACCACATAGAACACAACTTACGTTTAATCTTTAACAATGCCTTAACTTGTTTGATGTTACTCCTGTGCTTTCAAATACATAATTGTATATACAGAGCCTTGCAAAtatattcagacccctgaccaCTTAACTCATTAGTTTATTTCAAATGGGCCGTTCtggtagatgttttttttttttttttttaaatagaaactCAAAATCTGTTGTTGTATGGGGACATTAGTTGGACAACAGTTGTGGACTGCAATTTTGAAATAGTGCCACAGACTCTCAATGGTGTAGTTTAGGATTTAGACTGGGCCACTTTAGGAgatgcacatttttgttattgagCCAC
This genomic window from Esox lucius isolate fEsoLuc1 chromosome 7, fEsoLuc1.pri, whole genome shotgun sequence contains:
- the rad51c gene encoding DNA repair protein RAD51 homolog 3 is translated as MQRAVSSYPFAPSVKVKLLNAGFHSAADLCDLRPLQLSKEAGISQEEAVEVLQAVRCEPGQERAAASQLTALELLEREQELGSIVTFCSALDTALGGGLPVGKTTEVCGAPGVGKTQLCIQLAVDAQIPVCFGGLGGKSLYIDTEGSFLVQRAVDIAQAAVEHCGLLAEDAEQQESLKEFTVETVLSNLFLVRCHDYVELLAETYLLADFLAHHPEIRLVVIDSIAFPFRHDFDDLSQRTRLLNGLAQQLIQMATNHNVAVILTNQMTTKVWNGHSKLVPALGESWGHAATQRLILHWEGTNRLASLYKSPSQTEATVRYQITAQGFRDVPHSNQPKASVDPTVSQSGSMSKRPRMEEV